A window of the Dyadobacter pollutisoli genome harbors these coding sequences:
- a CDS encoding T9SS type B sorting domain-containing protein, which translates to MRLRILSFFIAIIIFSAGRIYAQGLCDRGGGSFTLDKYEGCAPLTVKITNTVPNPIIVGYQAFYDGRSTNPANADITQYTYTIPGKFVFLQIGATSSGAFYACKDVRVYETRTIVAQYTSCGSGKITLALSEDAIFKEYDEILIDWGDGESFVWQKGSPLTMDHNYANVSSSPVVKLTGRYTGGKECSQGRTYNLAVTFQQAQLSEIQIKAVEMRGDGTLRLTYQGVTAIPTEIKYAANGATYTTAGSRSSGGVQPYDIKGLNIGQVYQLKLSSEDLCQGQSDSRVYSSMTLSGKSDEGKNVLTWNQYPDPADFAGYDLVKDGTVIKTFTSITDVTYTDEDVQCGSYAEYQIVAKIKDVTSTSSPVGVKTEISSPRPIEEASVSVLGDNLVLIKAKVPGSGSNSTYDLTIEKADAGSTTFKKIITLYNQNEYSDISVKTNEMSYCYRMSYQNSCGQKLPVSAPICTILLTKNLNTLSWTPELPILGGTTGYTVMQRGSSGTDDEIPVQLNTNYTVQLNAQSDLEYNFQIRANSTNGEFESFSNILNYKRSAGVFVPQAFSPNGDGYNDVLETKSTQLQSFNFSVLNRWGQVVFHSDDLAKNWDGTINGTNAPVGSYVYKMTFVDDINQTVEKSGTFMLLR; encoded by the coding sequence ATGAGATTACGAATACTATCTTTTTTTATAGCTATAATAATTTTTTCCGCGGGCAGGATATATGCCCAGGGCTTGTGCGACAGAGGTGGGGGATCATTTACATTGGATAAATATGAGGGGTGCGCACCTTTGACGGTCAAAATCACAAATACGGTACCAAATCCAATTATTGTCGGTTATCAGGCTTTTTACGATGGAAGGTCCACAAATCCGGCCAACGCCGACATTACCCAATACACTTACACTATACCCGGTAAATTTGTTTTTCTTCAAATCGGAGCTACTTCCAGTGGTGCCTTTTACGCTTGTAAGGATGTCAGAGTCTATGAAACCAGAACGATTGTCGCCCAGTATACCTCATGCGGCAGTGGTAAAATTACACTGGCTTTATCAGAAGATGCTATTTTCAAGGAGTACGATGAGATCTTAATAGACTGGGGCGATGGAGAGTCTTTTGTTTGGCAAAAAGGTAGCCCTCTTACGATGGATCATAACTACGCCAATGTTTCTAGCAGTCCAGTGGTGAAATTGACTGGCAGATATACAGGCGGAAAGGAGTGTAGCCAAGGTAGGACTTACAATCTTGCGGTGACGTTTCAGCAGGCTCAGTTAAGTGAAATTCAGATCAAAGCCGTTGAAATGCGGGGAGACGGCACGTTAAGGTTGACTTATCAGGGTGTTACTGCTATACCAACCGAGATCAAATATGCTGCGAATGGCGCTACTTATACAACTGCGGGCAGCCGTTCATCAGGGGGCGTTCAACCCTATGATATCAAAGGCCTTAATATAGGTCAGGTGTACCAATTAAAACTTTCTTCCGAAGATTTATGCCAGGGACAAAGCGATAGCCGGGTTTATAGTAGCATGACATTATCTGGAAAATCCGATGAAGGTAAAAATGTCTTGACTTGGAATCAGTATCCTGATCCTGCGGATTTTGCTGGGTATGATCTCGTCAAGGACGGAACTGTCATCAAAACTTTTACATCTATCACGGATGTCACTTATACTGATGAAGATGTACAATGCGGAAGTTATGCTGAATATCAGATTGTGGCTAAAATCAAGGATGTGACTTCTACCTCCTCTCCTGTAGGCGTGAAGACTGAGATCTCGTCACCTAGGCCAATAGAAGAAGCGTCGGTTTCTGTTCTGGGAGATAATTTGGTGTTGATCAAAGCAAAAGTTCCGGGCTCAGGGTCTAATAGTACTTATGATCTAACTATTGAAAAAGCCGACGCCGGGAGCACTACTTTTAAAAAGATTATTACACTGTATAATCAGAACGAGTACTCGGATATTTCAGTCAAAACTAACGAAATGTCATACTGTTACAGAATGAGTTATCAAAACTCCTGTGGCCAGAAGTTGCCAGTATCGGCGCCGATCTGCACTATACTTTTGACAAAGAACCTGAACACGCTTAGCTGGACGCCCGAACTGCCAATCCTTGGAGGAACTACAGGATATACTGTAATGCAAAGAGGGTCAAGTGGTACAGACGATGAGATTCCGGTTCAGTTGAATACCAATTACACAGTCCAGTTAAATGCCCAAAGCGACCTCGAATACAATTTCCAGATTCGGGCAAATTCTACAAATGGCGAGTTTGAAAGCTTTTCCAATATCCTCAACTACAAAAGAAGCGCAGGGGTTTTTGTCCCACAAGCGTTCTCACCAAACGGTGATGGCTATAACGACGTTTTGGAAACAAAATCCACGCAGTTACAATCATTCAATTTCTCGGTTCTGAATCGCTGGGGACAAGTTGTGTTTCATTCTGATGACTTAGCAAAAAACTGGGATGGCACTATAAATGGCACTAATGCGCCGGTAGGATCCTACGTTTACAAAATGACATTCGTCGACGATATCAATCAAACTGTTGAAAAAAGTGGTACTTTTATGCTTTTACGGTAG
- a CDS encoding YbaB/EbfC family nucleoid-associated protein, whose translation MFGNMADMMGLMGKMKDLQSRMKEAQDQLVTITQTAESGGGMVKATVNGQKVVIGLDIDKDLVNPDDKEMLQDLIVAAVNKALDNIEPKIKEHLQKATDGVLPNIPGLDLGSFIK comes from the coding sequence ATGTTTGGAAATATGGCAGACATGATGGGGCTCATGGGCAAAATGAAAGACCTTCAGTCTCGCATGAAAGAAGCTCAGGATCAGCTGGTCACAATCACACAAACAGCGGAATCAGGTGGCGGAATGGTGAAAGCCACTGTCAATGGCCAGAAAGTGGTGATTGGTCTCGATATTGATAAGGATTTGGTTAATCCGGATGATAAGGAAATGTTGCAGGACCTTATCGTAGCCGCAGTCAATAAGGCACTTGATAACATTGAACCGAAAATCAAAGAGCATTTACAAAAAGCAACAGATGGTGTTCTTCCCAATATTCCAGGTCTGGACTTAGGAAGTTTCATCAAATAA
- a CDS encoding PspC domain-containing protein, whose amino-acid sequence MNRLRYYVEDQIFGVCANLGEKLNFPASSIRRYFIYATFMTFGSPIILYLILAFWMELHQHWRRHNSPTIWEL is encoded by the coding sequence ATGAACAGACTTCGGTATTATGTTGAAGACCAAATATTTGGAGTGTGCGCGAACTTGGGTGAGAAGCTTAATTTCCCTGCCAGCAGCATCAGGAGATACTTTATATATGCTACTTTCATGACTTTTGGCTCTCCGATCATCCTGTATCTGATCCTCGCATTCTGGATGGAGCTTCACCAGCATTGGAGAAGGCACAACAGCCCTACGATTTGGGAGTTGTAG
- a CDS encoding glycosyltransferase family 2 protein: MASSVAIVILNYNGRHYLEKFLPNIIRYSQGYDIWVADNASTDQSIEWLNEHYPELKTLLISENKGYAGGYNEALKRISSDYYILLNSDIEVTENWIEPVISFMDSDTKIAACQPKIRAFDLPTHFEYAGAAGGYMDYLGYPFCRGRIFDTREEDLGQYDDEKDVFWATGACLFVRASAFHQAKGFDESFFAHMEEIDLCWRLLNMKYRITYCGKSVVYHVGGGTLHKSNPRKTFLNYRNNLIMLFKNLPKGRRWKTVLIRLVLDGISSVRFMATGAWPDVIAIIKAHFAFYAMIPSLTKNTRRTTYRAPLYYRSVVWEYFVLGKHRFNQLTGIKSATTPKS; encoded by the coding sequence ATGGCTTCCTCTGTTGCGATTGTAATATTGAATTATAACGGTCGGCATTATCTTGAAAAATTTCTCCCGAATATAATCCGGTACTCCCAGGGCTACGATATCTGGGTGGCAGATAATGCTTCAACGGATCAATCCATTGAGTGGCTCAACGAGCATTATCCTGAATTGAAAACCCTGCTTATTTCCGAGAACAAAGGCTATGCAGGAGGCTATAACGAGGCTTTAAAGCGCATCAGTTCAGATTATTACATCCTTCTTAATTCCGACATTGAAGTAACCGAGAACTGGATAGAACCGGTCATTTCGTTTATGGATTCGGATACTAAAATTGCTGCCTGCCAACCCAAGATACGCGCATTCGACCTTCCTACCCACTTCGAGTATGCCGGTGCAGCCGGAGGGTATATGGACTATCTCGGTTACCCGTTTTGCCGGGGCAGGATCTTCGATACACGGGAGGAAGATTTGGGGCAGTACGATGATGAAAAAGACGTTTTCTGGGCAACGGGAGCATGTCTTTTTGTAAGAGCATCTGCTTTTCACCAAGCGAAAGGTTTTGATGAATCGTTCTTCGCTCATATGGAAGAAATCGATCTGTGCTGGCGGTTACTTAATATGAAATACCGGATCACGTATTGTGGCAAATCGGTAGTTTATCATGTTGGGGGAGGTACTTTGCACAAATCTAACCCCAGAAAAACATTTCTGAATTATCGGAATAATCTTATTATGCTTTTCAAAAACCTGCCCAAGGGAAGGAGATGGAAGACCGTTTTGATAAGGCTTGTTTTGGATGGAATATCGAGTGTTCGTTTTATGGCAACCGGTGCCTGGCCGGACGTAATTGCCATTATTAAAGCGCATTTCGCCTTTTATGCGATGATTCCCTCCTTGACAAAGAATACCCGGCGAACGACGTACAGAGCGCCCTTATATTACCGAAGTGTAGTATGGGAATATTTTGTATTGGGGAAGCACCGATTCAATCAGCTGACGGGTATCAAATCGGCTACAACTCCCAAATCGTAG